In the genome of Methanopyrus kandleri AV19, one region contains:
- a CDS encoding 6-hydroxymethylpterin diphosphokinase MptE-like protein — protein sequence MSDPLKGIIEEIRADLGYKESEDLWAASFLCELLRDHPRVLRPEDLPVEEEVVVVGAGPSIAELPKIVGELEDSVVYAADGACRALLELGIVPDVVVTDLDGPKEYLLMSSECGSITVVHAHGDNVTELAELVPTLGRILGTCQVEPPCDLLHNFGGFTDGDRAVVMAARLGAERVLTVGMDFGNLTTEYSRPGEGRGVFRADPVKRKKLAWGERVLRLVERELGVEVESLTVRR from the coding sequence TTGTCGGATCCGTTGAAGGGGATAATCGAGGAGATCCGGGCGGACCTAGGTTATAAGGAGTCCGAGGACCTGTGGGCCGCCTCGTTCTTGTGCGAGCTCCTCCGCGACCATCCCCGCGTCCTACGCCCGGAGGACCTGCCGGTCGAAGAAGAGGTGGTCGTGGTGGGAGCCGGTCCCTCGATAGCGGAGCTGCCGAAGATCGTCGGGGAGCTGGAGGACAGTGTCGTCTACGCCGCCGACGGCGCCTGTAGAGCCCTCCTCGAGCTCGGAATCGTACCGGACGTCGTCGTGACGGATCTCGACGGACCGAAGGAGTACCTGCTGATGTCCAGCGAGTGCGGTTCCATCACGGTCGTACACGCCCACGGGGATAACGTGACCGAGCTGGCGGAACTCGTACCCACTCTCGGCAGGATCCTAGGAACGTGTCAGGTCGAGCCACCGTGTGACCTCCTGCACAATTTCGGAGGCTTCACGGATGGAGATCGGGCGGTGGTCATGGCGGCGAGGTTGGGCGCGGAGCGCGTGCTCACCGTGGGAATGGACTTCGGGAACCTCACGACGGAGTACTCCCGACCCGGTGAAGGCAGGGGAGTTTTCCGGGCCGATCCCGTGAAGAGGAAGAAGCTGGCCTGGGGCGAACGCGTGCTCAGGCTCGTGGAGCGGGAGTTGGGTGTCGAGGTGGAGTCCCTCACGGTCCGGCGATGA
- the argC gene encoding N-acetyl-gamma-glutamyl-phosphate reductase: MVVVGIVGASGYTGGELLRLLARHPEVEEVRYATSRRLEGKPVWKVHPNLRRDYPDLEFSDPDPVEIGEDCDVVFTAVPHTAAMELVPDLLEGGAVVIDLSADFRFDDVDVYEEWYGVEHAAPELNDEAVYGLPELHRDEIRRTDLIANPGCYPTGAILAAAPLVEEGLVDVVIFDSKSGTSGAGAKPSEVTHHPECAEDLTPYNPTDHRHLPEIRQELGKLGDVEVHFTPHLAPLVRGIETTAHGLGDVEIEPKELRELYVEYYDGEPFIRVCEVGEAPRLWAVRGTNYCDVGVFAVGDGRVVVASAIDNLTKGASGQAIQNMNVRFGFEETAGLEEPGYHP; the protein is encoded by the coding sequence GTGGTCGTGGTCGGCATCGTGGGTGCATCAGGTTACACCGGAGGCGAGCTCCTTAGACTCCTCGCCCGACACCCGGAGGTGGAAGAGGTCCGCTACGCGACCTCCAGGAGGCTCGAGGGAAAGCCAGTCTGGAAGGTACACCCGAACCTGCGGCGTGACTACCCCGACCTCGAGTTCTCGGACCCTGATCCCGTTGAAATCGGCGAAGACTGCGACGTCGTATTCACCGCCGTCCCACACACCGCCGCCATGGAGCTGGTCCCGGATCTACTGGAAGGAGGGGCCGTGGTGATCGATCTCAGCGCCGATTTCCGGTTCGACGACGTGGATGTCTACGAGGAGTGGTACGGCGTCGAACACGCGGCTCCGGAGCTGAACGACGAGGCCGTTTACGGGCTGCCCGAGCTACACCGGGACGAGATACGGCGCACAGACCTCATCGCCAACCCGGGGTGCTACCCGACAGGCGCTATCCTGGCCGCCGCACCGCTAGTCGAGGAAGGGCTCGTCGACGTCGTGATCTTCGACTCCAAGAGCGGTACCTCCGGGGCCGGTGCGAAGCCTTCGGAGGTCACCCACCACCCGGAGTGCGCCGAGGACCTGACACCCTACAACCCGACGGATCACCGTCACTTACCCGAAATACGGCAGGAGCTGGGGAAGTTGGGCGACGTCGAGGTTCACTTCACCCCGCACCTGGCGCCGCTCGTCCGGGGTATCGAGACCACGGCCCACGGTCTAGGGGATGTAGAGATCGAGCCGAAGGAGCTCCGGGAGCTTTACGTGGAATACTACGACGGTGAGCCTTTCATCCGTGTCTGCGAGGTCGGTGAGGCTCCGCGGCTCTGGGCCGTCCGTGGGACCAACTACTGCGACGTGGGCGTCTTCGCGGTAGGTGATGGCAGGGTCGTCGTAGCGTCGGCGATCGACAACCTCACCAAGGGCGCGTCCGGTCAGGCGATTCAGAACATGAACGTGAGGTTCGGGTTCGAGGAGACCGCGGGGTTAGAGGAGCCCGGGTATCATCCCTGA
- a CDS encoding metabolic regulator, whose amino-acid sequence MRLEDILQMVETCNRKIDRTAFLIARSVIWDLEANGEVRKRAEQLGHEIVKRMEFSDVEDACEYLQEIRCGEVQVGVQEDEADELVADMGYDNVVVYDCISCCGAPEMGETLCAPGERPDPGDDRRHRRPGVLRDRVRMLGAR is encoded by the coding sequence GTGAGGCTGGAGGACATTTTGCAGATGGTTGAGACGTGCAACCGCAAGATCGATCGTACGGCGTTCCTGATCGCGAGATCGGTGATCTGGGACCTCGAAGCGAACGGTGAGGTTAGGAAGCGAGCGGAACAGCTCGGACACGAGATCGTCAAGCGGATGGAGTTCTCGGACGTGGAGGACGCGTGCGAGTACTTGCAGGAGATAAGGTGCGGCGAGGTCCAAGTGGGCGTCCAGGAGGACGAAGCGGACGAGCTCGTCGCGGATATGGGCTACGATAACGTGGTCGTGTACGACTGCATCTCGTGTTGTGGAGCCCCGGAGATGGGTGAGACGCTGTGCGCACCTGGAGAGCGGCCTGATCCAGGGGATGATCGGCGCCATCGAAGGCCGGGAGTACTACGCGATCGAGTACGCATGTTGGGGGCTCGGTGA
- a CDS encoding MBL fold metallo-hydrolase, translating into MKVTVVVSDEPPLDPELRSGPGFAALVEDGRHRVLFDTGPDPDLLLHNLKGLGYEPEDLTAVVISHNHWDHTGGLQAAESEVARIVTPERIGVKNELVREEWLGIGDMVLTDVLEGPPPERALYANGLLITGCAHPGIHEFVEWCVRRGLEVHTVLGGFHLMGATEIEVEKVADRLEELGVKIAGPCHCSGEVAKRMFRRRFEFLNVGPGLEVRV; encoded by the coding sequence TTGAAGGTTACGGTGGTGGTGTCGGACGAACCGCCACTGGATCCGGAGTTGCGGTCCGGTCCCGGTTTCGCCGCACTGGTGGAGGACGGGCGTCACCGAGTGCTCTTCGACACCGGACCCGACCCGGACCTCCTGCTACACAACCTCAAGGGGCTCGGCTACGAACCCGAGGATCTGACCGCGGTGGTCATCTCCCACAATCACTGGGATCACACCGGCGGGTTGCAGGCGGCGGAGTCGGAGGTGGCCAGGATCGTGACCCCGGAACGGATCGGGGTGAAGAACGAGCTCGTCCGAGAGGAGTGGTTGGGAATAGGTGACATGGTGCTCACGGACGTCCTCGAGGGACCACCACCGGAGCGAGCCCTGTACGCGAACGGACTCCTGATCACGGGATGCGCGCACCCCGGGATACACGAGTTCGTCGAGTGGTGCGTGAGGAGAGGGCTCGAAGTCCACACAGTGCTCGGCGGATTCCACCTGATGGGGGCGACCGAGATCGAGGTGGAGAAGGTGGCGGACCGTCTCGAGGAACTCGGAGTGAAGATCGCCGGTCCTTGTCACTGCTCCGGTGAGGTCGCGAAGCGCATGTTCCGACGACGCTTCGAGTTCCTGAACGTCGGTCCCGGGCTGGAGGTACGCGTGTGA
- a CDS encoding molybdopterin-guanine dinucleotide biosynthesis protein MobB produces the protein MLQVVGPKDSGKTSFCEEAVKELRGRGYRVGYVKSVGGHGLDLQDRDTGRVPADVRVGVARKETVLFLDLDIDAVLGLLALLGLDYVLVEGFKSRELGVRVGFGGYTEGPTVPAEEIDTSPADAVERYAVKYTADIDCGRCGPGSCRDFRRAVARGEENPDGCAAPEDVTVLVDGKPLGLNPFVGDLVKSVV, from the coding sequence GTGCTCCAAGTCGTGGGGCCGAAGGACTCCGGTAAAACGTCGTTCTGCGAGGAAGCCGTCAAGGAGCTGCGCGGGCGTGGTTACAGGGTGGGCTACGTGAAGTCGGTAGGCGGACACGGTCTAGACCTTCAGGATCGTGACACGGGTCGCGTTCCCGCGGACGTACGGGTGGGTGTAGCTAGAAAGGAAACAGTTCTGTTTCTCGATTTGGACATAGATGCTGTTCTCGGACTCCTCGCGCTGTTGGGGCTCGACTACGTACTTGTCGAGGGATTCAAGTCCCGTGAACTCGGCGTCAGGGTGGGGTTCGGTGGCTACACGGAGGGTCCCACAGTTCCCGCGGAGGAAATCGATACCTCACCTGCGGACGCTGTGGAACGTTACGCGGTGAAGTACACGGCCGACATCGACTGTGGTAGGTGCGGTCCGGGATCCTGTCGTGATTTCAGGCGGGCGGTGGCGCGGGGAGAGGAGAACCCGGACGGGTGCGCCGCCCCGGAGGACGTCACGGTGCTCGTCGACGGGAAACCCTTAGGTCTCAACCCGTTCGTAGGCGACTTGGTAAAGAGCGTGGTATAG
- a CDS encoding tRNA (N(6)-L-threonylcarbamoyladenosine(37)-C(2))-methylthiotransferase, producing the protein MTKVAVEVYGCAANHDDGRLVRELLRREGFEVVEDAENADVAVLLTCIVRDSVDARMVNRMRELERVPTVVAGCFPEAYPERARKLRPDAALVGPRHLDRIPEAVRAVLRGDRVEFLGEREDIDWKADAPRELPNLAAIVPIAEGCPNRCAYCAVKLARGNLRSFPPERILRRVKRELERGAVEIHLTAQDTATYGLDRGTNVVELLEDVVDLCSRYGARVRLGMFNPGHAYPISDDLADLFASRDDVLYRSIHMPVQSGDDEVLRRMNRNYTVEEALEVYRAFERRLGYFSFITDVIVGFPGETEEAFRNTLRFLERTRPHILHASRFCRRPGTPAARMEDQVPEDVKLRRSRILHRKRLEWAEEANRELIGETVEVTMVMEKWGRDEHAKKTVFRGEVPEPGERLECRIVDASHARLVAEV; encoded by the coding sequence GTGACCAAGGTCGCCGTCGAGGTGTACGGGTGTGCCGCCAACCACGACGACGGTAGACTGGTGAGGGAGCTGTTACGCCGAGAAGGTTTTGAGGTGGTCGAAGACGCTGAGAACGCGGACGTCGCCGTCCTCCTGACCTGCATCGTTCGGGACAGCGTGGACGCCCGAATGGTGAACAGGATGCGCGAGCTGGAGCGTGTGCCGACCGTCGTAGCCGGATGCTTCCCGGAAGCCTACCCGGAGCGCGCCCGCAAGCTCCGCCCGGACGCTGCTCTCGTAGGCCCCCGACACCTCGACCGCATACCGGAAGCCGTTCGAGCCGTGCTGCGCGGCGATCGAGTGGAGTTCCTGGGTGAACGTGAAGACATCGACTGGAAGGCCGACGCTCCCCGTGAGCTGCCTAACCTCGCCGCCATCGTACCGATCGCGGAGGGCTGTCCGAACAGATGCGCGTACTGCGCCGTGAAGCTCGCACGTGGGAACCTCCGCAGCTTTCCCCCGGAGCGCATCCTGCGGCGTGTGAAGCGGGAGCTGGAGCGCGGAGCCGTCGAGATTCACCTCACCGCACAGGACACCGCGACGTACGGACTGGACCGGGGGACGAACGTCGTCGAGCTGCTGGAGGACGTGGTCGATCTCTGCTCGCGCTACGGCGCCCGGGTTCGCCTGGGTATGTTCAACCCCGGTCACGCTTATCCCATCTCGGACGACCTCGCCGACCTCTTCGCTAGCCGAGACGACGTGCTGTACCGTTCCATCCACATGCCCGTGCAGAGCGGTGACGACGAGGTGCTGCGTCGTATGAACCGGAACTACACGGTCGAAGAGGCCTTGGAGGTGTACCGTGCCTTCGAGCGCCGACTCGGGTACTTCTCCTTCATCACGGACGTCATCGTGGGGTTCCCGGGGGAGACCGAGGAGGCCTTCCGTAACACCCTCAGGTTCCTGGAGAGGACCCGACCGCACATCCTGCACGCTTCCAGGTTCTGCCGACGCCCCGGGACTCCGGCGGCGCGGATGGAGGATCAGGTCCCGGAGGACGTGAAGCTACGGAGGAGCCGAATCCTTCACCGCAAGCGCCTCGAGTGGGCCGAGGAGGCGAACCGCGAGCTGATCGGAGAGACCGTAGAGGTGACGATGGTAATGGAGAAGTGGGGACGGGACGAGCACGCGAAGAAGACGGTGTTCCGGGGCGAAGTCCCGGAACCCGGCGAGCGGTTGGAGTGTCGTATCGTGGACGCGTCTCACGCACGACTCGTGGCGGAGGTATGA